In the genome of Phaeodactylum tricornutum CCAP 1055/1 chromosome 20, whole genome shotgun sequence, one region contains:
- a CDS encoding predicted protein: MSKKRPGVAAAVRLQQKLTAADISLWERVESQFADAGGSVTKALETGADSICQGATYLTKSQLLKLVEWKFSVGKPRHALKKYLASNSEQDVNKWTRSGIAKAHNALSTNELSVKEALQEVIKLQGVGPATASALLCRTNPAAFCYMYDQVIDAFEPKRDYSLAVYLRVNRECSRIAQTLGEKWTSARVARVLWVAAKVLAGGTMEDLTITSDTHNQEINSGSKRLVKESTPRAAIRPKRART; this comes from the coding sequence ATGTCAAAAAAGAGACCTGGTGTAGCAGCCGCCGTGCGCTTGCAGCAGAAGCTCACTGCCGCGGATATATCACTCTGGGAACGCGTCGAATCGCAATTTGCAGATGCAGGAGGAAGTGTTACGAAAGCATTGGAGACAGGTGCTGATAGTATATGCCAGGGCGCAACATATTTGACCAAATCGCAGCTGCTGAAACTGGTTGAATGGAAATTCTCCGTTGGAAAACCGCGTCACGCTCTTAAAAAGTACCTCGCCTCCAACTCCGAGCAAGATGTCAACAAGTGGACGCGATCTGGTATAGCAAAAGCACACAATGCGTTGTCTACGAACGAATTATCGGTAAAGGAAGCCTTGCAGGAAGTTATCAAGCTCCAAGGAGTCGGTCCGGCCACAGCTAGCGCATTGCTTTGTCGAACCAATCCTGCTGCTTTCTGCTACATGTACGACCAAGTCATCGATGCTTTTGAGCCCAAAAGAGACTACTCTCTAGCCGTGTACTTGCGAGTCAATCGTGAATGTTCTCGAATTGCCCAGACCTTGGGAGAAAAATGGACTTCGGCTCGAGTTGCTCGAGTACTTTGGGTAGCCGCAAAGGTGCTGGCCGGAGGTACAATGGAAGACTTGACAATAACCTCGGATACACACAATCAAGAAATAAATTCAGGTTCGAAGCGTTTGGTGAAAGAGTCAACACCACGAGCGGCAATTAGACCAAAACGCGCCAGAACATAA
- a CDS encoding predicted protein has translation MRHRRIDFQIPNRFLGIPTKTSQQEAACDAFTNWQRDRNPPPQNSFLTNLPPTTSFLTTEAKHRLYSLPAQTALIANLAMTMKRPLILLLGISSTTAYSTNMSPSLDVVSFAQTLRVASTSTIMEQNRSLLESRMSKPYKVSYDLGIGRNFPFVSKGQQGEAQRERKSRDQSVFHHATVEFWNEHQAVRDLPDPSRRTPSVKAARKGSKVKPIVPNRLAIDALAIMEYDEYLGETKASGSSSFSRAQNRPHPIMTVAGSFSVRNLDVNTPWVEMLIHEQQQKLKLQAS, from the exons ATGCGTCATCGAAGAATCGATTTTCAAAtccctaaca GATTCCTCGGAattccgacgaagacttcCCAACAGGAAGCTGCCTGCGACGCCTTCACCAATTGGCAACGGGACCGCAATCCCCCACCTCAGAACTCATTTCTCACAAATTTACCACCGACCACGTCTTTTCTCACCACGGAAGCCAAACACCGTTTGTACTCTCTACCAGCACAAACCGCTTTGATCGCAAATCTTGCTATGACAATGAAACGTCCTCTAATTCTGCTTCTCGGTATTTCCAGTACTACAGCGTACAGCACAAATATGTCGCCGTCGCTGGATGTTGTGAGCTTTGCTCAGACACTTCGAGTTGCAAGTACTTCCACAATCATGGAACAAAATCGATCACTCTTGGAGAGTCGGATGTCCAAGCCTTACAAAGTGTCTTACGATCTTGGGATCGGAAGGAACTTTCCGTTTGTAAGCAAGGGTCAACAAGGCGAAGCACAGAGGGAACGTAAAAGCCGTGATCAGAGCGTATTTCATCACGCAACAGTCGAATTTTGGAATGAGCACCAAGCCGTTCGAGACCTTCCTGACCCAAGCAGACGTACACCTTCTGTAAAAGCCGCACGAAAGGGGAGCAAGGTGAAACCGATTGTACCAAACCGATTGGCGATCGATGCGCTCGCAATTATGGAATACGACGAATATCTGGGAGAGACTAAGGCGTCCGGCTCCTCGTCCTTCTCAAGGGCGCAAAACCGGCCTCACCCAATCATGACCGTGGCTGGCTCCTTCTCTGTACGAAATCTCGATGTCAATACTCCTTGGGTCGAAATGTTAATCCAtgaacagcagcaaaaatTGAAGCTTCAAGCTAGCTGA
- a CDS encoding predicted protein: protein MFQTHQVNSHNDADGSNKTVPRVPLGRPVLRQWELTAESSKYEKSIAAPSDHDLVLMWTIWGTLLSILSLILLVIFLAVLSSKKARRNSFNLYLLFMIGPNMYYSSQCAITCAWNAILGHYQSSPMCLYQSWYLIFGSGANSWMIAVIAYELHRLLRFSRRRQRYFPPRRARVVTVSLLVYAWVAFLAFWGVLSFPWLPHDTNAQNGAFCIPIETNRRGSQITGWLLFLPLLIMIPFAYTLVVIADVVWNKLLPQRGAARVLAVYFFRLAGLYALTWAPTFVVLYAVRDQGPWVTWGWGTISHLHGLLAALVALWKPDIAQAFRSFVSCRADHGCRGCVCATVNSSTMESSDDQLEPTSTHHGQDDEDGTTCNLSSMGDSATFSMKASSSSSFRRLSPLPSVLAIIEEADGLEP, encoded by the coding sequence ATGTTTCAGACTCACCAGGTAAACTCTCATAACGATGCGGACGgcagcaacaaaaccgtGCCACGAGTGCCATTAGGTCGCCCAGTCTTACGGCAATGGGAGCTCACGGCTGAATCTTCCAAGTACGAAAAGTCCATTGCCGCTCCTTCAGATCACGATCTTGTCCTCATGTGGACAATCTGGGGAACGCTTCTGTCGATACTGAGTCTCATCCTGCTCGTCATCTTTCTTGCTGTGTTGTCCTCCAAAAAGGCACGGCGTAATTCCTTCAATCTTTATTTATTGTTCATGATTGGACCAAACATGTACTATAGTTCCCAGTGTGCAATTACCTGCGCCTGGAACGCCATCTTGGGTCACTATCAGAGCTCCCCCATGTGTTTGTACCAGTCGTGGTATCTCATTTTCGGAAGTGGGGCCAATTCCTGGATGATTGCCGTAATTGCGTACGAACTGCACCGCCTATTGCGTTTCTCGCGTCGACGACAGCGTTACTTTCCACCGCGGCGAGCCCGGGTGGTCACCGTATCACTACTTGTGTATGCGTGGGTGGCCTTTCTAGCATTTTGGGGCGTTCTCTCCTTCCCGTGGCTACCGCACGATACCAACGCTCAGAACGGTGCTTTTTGTATTCCCATCGAAACGAACCGCCGCGGGTCCCAAATCACTGGCTGGCTACTCTTTTTACCGCTGCTTATCATGATCCCTTTTGCGTACACGCTCGTCGTTATTGCCGATGTTGTATGGAACAAGTTGTTGCCGCAGAGGGGGGCGGCCCGTGTTCTGGCCGTTTACTTTTTTCGTCTCGCCGGTTTGTACGCGCTTACCTGGGCGCCCACCTTTGTTGTATTATATGCAGTGCGCGATCAGGGACCCTGGGTGACCTGGGGTTGGGGGACCATTTCGCATTTACACGGACTTTTGGCTGCCTTGGTGGCCCTTTGGAAACCCGACATTGCGCAAGCCTTTCGAAGCTTCGTTAGTTGTCGAGCGGATCACGGTTGCCGTGGTTGTGTCTGTGCCACCGTGAACTCTTCGACCATGGAGTCTTCCGACGACCAATTGGAGCCTACTAGTACACATCATGGtcaagatgatgaagacggTACGACGTGCAATCTAAGTTCCATGGGCGATTCTGCTACTTTCTCGATGAAAGCGagttcctcgtcgtcgttccgaCGCTTGTCGCCATTGCCTAGCGTCCTAGCGATTATAGAAGAAGCCGACGGATTGGAACCTTGA
- a CDS encoding predicted protein — MRSLDGRYGRRIFGSLWPHQPQAYASVTTETINSKKREDFTARTRWAVQIFSRDQRLAHLGSSSLPRLFTVRNFTTTSSSTPKPPPQNSDDNQTDNPTNEPDTTWDLTTKSLGQVIFLNSSHSGTILLASLALGDPYLAFLAGVGTVTANATARNVLQLDAQVYGNGLWAYNGALVGCATAVFVAPLADSANTVAMLSPVLTGLAITTTGAAVSTAVTASLSRTITSMPQWTWAFNVVALSILLRTQPLRPTFDPNSVGATEMVAPSTTSLLELATGPLKGVSQIFVVESAWTGIGILAAIHAYSPLLAGHALLGSTVGMLTGTVCCSDAATAELAAGLFGFNAALTSLGVGVFFRNNTAAWVLSGTGAVATTVLFGALQNVLGALHSPCLTLPFCITMSACYQLGGRVGGPEGVVPSLELATNPHSPEQNQ; from the coding sequence ATGCGCAGCCTCGACGGTCGCTACGGTAGACGTATCTTTGGGAGTCTTTGGCCACATCAACCCCAAGCGTACGCTTCCGTTACTACGGAGACGATCAACTCGAAGAAGAGGGAAGATTTTACAGCCAGAACCCGTTGGGCGGTACAAATCTTCTCACGAGACCAGCGATTGGCCCATCTTGGAAGCTCGTCCTTGCCGCGATTGTTCACCGTGCGAAACTTCACCACAACGTCCTCCTCCACGCCGAAGCCGCCCCCGCAAAACAGCGACGACAATCAAACGGACAACCCGACAAACGAGCCCGACACCACGTGGGATCTTACCACCAAGAGTCTTGGCCAAGTCATTTTTTTGAATTCCTCACACTCTGGAACTATCTTGCTGGCGAGTCTGGCCTTGGGCGATCCATacttggcttttttggcAGGAGTCGGCACCGTCACAGCCAACGCCACGGCCCGGAATGTCTTGCAACTCGACGCACAAGTCTACGGTAACGGCTTGTGGGCCTACAACGGTGCCTTGGTCGGATGTGCCACGGCCGTCTTTGTCGCGCCCCTCGCCGACAGCGCCAACACAGTGGCAATGTTGAGTCCCGTACTGACGGGCCTCGCGATTACCACCACCGGAGCGGCGGTGTCAACGGCTGTCACGGCTAGCCTGTCCCGCACCATCACGTCCATGCCCCAGTGGACTTGGGCCTTTAACGTTGTGGCTTTAAGTATTTTGTTGCGCACGCAGCCCTTGCGTCCAACATTCGACCCCAACAGCGTTGGCGCGACGGAAATGGTCGCCCCCTCGACAACGTCTCTGCTCGAGCTCGCCACGGGGCCACTGAAGGGTGTGTCGcaaatttttgtcgtcgaATCGGCATGGACAGGAATCGGAATACTCGCTGCCATTCACGCCTACTCCCCACTCCTGGCGGGACACGCTCTTCTCGGCAGTACCGTGGGCATGCTCACGGGAACAGTCTGTTGCAGTGACGCAGCAACGGCGGAACTCGCCGCCGGCTTGTTTGGTTTCAACGCCGCCCTAACGAGTCTGGGAGTTGGAGTCTTTTTTCGTAACAACACGGCGGCTTGGGTCTTGTCCGGTACGGGAGCGGTCGCCACCACGGTTCTGTTTGGGGCCCTACAAAATGTGCTCGGTGCCTTGCACAGCCCCTGTCTGACCTTGCCCTTTTGCATCACCATGTCGGCGTGCTATCAATTGGGTGGGAGAGTGGGCGGGCCGGAAGGTGTCGTTCCGAGCCTTGAACTAGCGACGAATCCGCATTCGCCGGAACAAAACCAGTAA